From the genome of Xiphophorus couchianus chromosome 6, X_couchianus-1.0, whole genome shotgun sequence, one region includes:
- the LOC114146397 gene encoding tripartite motif-containing protein 16-like, translating into MEQKGDQMNQDPFSCSICLDLPKDPVTIPCGHSYCMNCIITHWDEEEKSNSCPQCEQTFTPRPVLEKNTMLAALVEQLKKTGLQAAAADHRYAGPEDVACDFCTGRKLKAIKSCLVCLASYCEKHLQPHYDVAPLKKHKLVEPSKNLQENICSVDEHKGHITVSAAAERTERQRELEERRGNIQQRIQEKEKDVKLLQQEVEAINHSADKTVEDSEKIFTELIRLLQKRSSDVKQQIKFQQETEVSRVKDVQEKLEQEITELKRKDAELEQLSHTEDHNQFLLNYPSLPALSESTHSSSINIRPLRHFEDVAAAVSELREKLQDVLRDSWTNISLMVTEVDVLLSEPEPKSRDEFLKYSHEITLDPNTAHTYLKLSEGNRKVTALDQPQSYSSHPERFTSWWQVLSRESLTGRCYWEVEWRGRGAYIAASCKNISRAGNECGFGRNDKSWALDCHQNSFTFWHNNTASSISVPQSSRVGVYLDHRAGILSFYSVSKTITLLHKVQTRFTEPLHAGVWLYICGSAAEFSKL; encoded by the coding sequence ATGGAGCAGAAAGGAGATCAGATGAACCAGGACCCCTTCTCCTGTTCGATCTGCCTGGATCTACCGAAGGATCCGGTGACGATTCCCTGTGGACACAGCTACTGTATGAACTGTATTATAACCCACTgggatgaagaggaaaaaagcaaCAGCTGCCCTCAGTGTGAGCAGACCTTCACACCGAGGCCTGTCCTGGAGAAAAACACCATGCTAGCAGCTTTagtggagcagctgaagaagactggactccaagctgctgctgctgatcacCGCTATGCTGGACCTGAAGACGTGGCCTGTGATTTCTgtactggaagaaaactgaaagccatCAAGTCCTGTTTAGTCTGTCTGGCCTCTTACTGTGAGAAACACCTTCAGCCTCATTATGATGTGGCTcctttaaagaaacacaagctGGTGGAGCCGTCCAAGAACCTCCAGGAGAACATCTGCTCTGTGGATGAACATAAAGGCCACATCACAgtatcagctgcagcagaaaggactgagaggcagagagagctggaggagagacgaggaaacatccagcagagaatccaggaaaaagagaaagatgtgaagctgcttcaacaggaggtggaggccatcaatcactctgctgataaaacagtggaggacagtgagaagatcttcactgagctgatccgtctcctccagaaaagaagctctgatgtgaagcagcagatcaaattccagcaggaaactgaagtgagtcgagtcaaagatgttcaggagaagctggagcaggagatcactgagctgaagaggaaagacgctgagctggagcagctctcacacacagaggatcacaaccagtttctcctcaactacccctcactgccagcactcagtgagtctacacactcatccagcatcaacatccgtcctctgagacactttgaggacgtggcagcagctgtgtcagagctcagagagaAACTACAGGACGTCCTGAGAGACTCATGGACAAACATCTCACTGATGGTCACTGAGGTGGATGTTCtactgtcagaaccagaaccaaagagcagagatgaattcttaaaatattcacaTGAAATCACTCTGGACCCAAACACAGCTCACACTTATCTAAAGCTATCAGAGGGGAACAGGAAGGTTACAGCTTTGGATCAACCTCAGTCTTATTCCAGTCATCCAGAAAGATTCACTTCATGGTGGCAGGTTCTGAGCAGAGAGAGTCTGACTGGAcgctgttactgggaggtggagtggAGAGGTAGAGGGGCTTATATAGCCGCTTCATGCAAGAATATCAGCAGAGCAGGAAATGAATGTGGATTTGGTCGAAATGACAAATCCTGGGCTTTAGATTGTCACCAAAATAGTTTCACGTTTTGGCACAACAACACTGCAAGCTCCATCTCGGTTCCTCAGTCCTCCAGAGTCGGAGTGTACCTGGATCACAGAGCAGGtattctgtccttctacagcgTCTCTAAAACCATAACCCTCCTCCACAAAGTCCAGACCAGATTCACTGAGCCGCTACATGCTGGAGTTTGGCTTTACATCTGTGGGAGCGCTGCTGAGTTCAGTAAACTTTAA
- the epdr1 gene encoding mammalian ependymin-related protein 1: MHRLLLVFVAAVGVSGFGLPRLDASPAAEPCDAPLQWEGKWVLYDHSTGRNSRAAVSYDGQNQRIRVLQQHKKHTPCQRFFEYIYLYQSKVMFQIDQKTKECSKVALTEAWDPFDIPINSTFEDQYFIGGPGDNVEVQEWSDRKPARQHETWVGIYTLKDCYPVQETYTKNSTVTTSTRFLSLQLGISDPKVFTPPSTCQSSRPERMAGFYC, from the exons ATGCACCGACTCTTGCTAGTGTTTGTGGCCGCCGTCGGGGTTTCTGGGTTCGGCCTCCCCCGCCTGGATGCCTCCCCGGCGGCCGAGCCTTGCGACGCCCCGCTGCAGTGGGAGGGAAAGTGGGTGTTGTACGACCACAGCACGGGCAGAAACAGCCGGGCCGCGGTCTCCTACGACGGCCAGAACCAGCGGATCCGAGTCCTGCAGCAGCACAAGAAACACACTCCGTGTCAGAG GTTTTTTGAGTACATCTACCTGTACCAGAGCAAGGTGATGTTCCAGATCGACCAGAAGACCAAAGAGTGCTCTAAGGTGGCTCTGACCGAGGCCTGGGATCCCTTCGACATCCCGATTAACTCCACCTTCGAGGATCAGTACTTCATCGGAGGCCCCGGGGACAACGTGGAGGTGCAGGAGTGGTCGGACAGGAAGCCGGCTCGTCAGC ATGAGACCTGGGTTGGCATTTACACCCTGAAGGATTGCTACCCGGTGCAGGAGACCTACACCAAGAACAGCACCGTCACCACCTCCACCCGCTTCCTCAGCCTGCAGCTGGGCATCAGCGACCCCAAAGTCTTCACCCCGCCCTCCACCTGCCAGTCGTCTCGGCCGGAGAGGATGGCCGGGTTCTACTGCTGA
- the nol7 gene encoding nucleolar protein 7, whose product MMSLPWDPTERDNMANKQRGEGTSVEKKAENKKGADDFNLALDSSDDEAPEEVTFEDSKARAVESLKLALDTARREKELLKEKRRKRQEFFQEQKKKKLLSADLLEEIDSVPSKKQKQAEDKDEEEEKRKTKKPTGVRNLKGSYTVSTVTDRGQSDYQRQAAEDFIQSRLYGPGSCRSSNNEMLSLQNKTRADKSAAVQFVKKDWACKEKAKAEKLKKRWIHKQQIPTS is encoded by the exons ATGATGTCACTTCCTTGGGACCCTACAGAGAGGGATAACATGGCGAACAAACAACGTGGGGAAGGCACCTCTGTggagaaaaaggcagaaaataaaaaaggtgccGATGATTTCAACTTGGCGCTGGATTCTAGCGACGATGAGGCACCAGAAGAAGTAACGTTTGAGGACTCGAAGGCCCGGGCCGTGGAGAGCCTGAAGCTGGCGCTGGACACGGCCAGAAG agagaaggagctgctgaaggagaaaaggaggaagagacAAGAGTTTTTCCAGGAACAGAAg aagaagaaactccTCTCAGCCGACCTGTTGGAGGAAATCGACTCGGTTCCTTCAAA gaaacagaaacaggcTGAGGATAAAG atgaagaggaagagaagaggaagacaaaGAAACCCACAGGAGTCAGAAA CCTGAAGGGGAGCTACACGGTTTCCACGGTGACGGATCGAGGGCAGAGCGACTACCAGCGGCAGGCGGCGGAGGATTTCATCCAGTCCAGATTGTACGGACCGGGAAGCTGCAGGAGCTCCA ATAACGAGATGCTGTCCCTGCAGAACAAGACGAGGGCGGATAAGAGTGCAGCCGTGCAGTTTGTTAAAAAGGACTGGG CCTGTAAGGAGAAAGCTAaagcagagaagctgaagaagagGTGGATCCACAAGCAGCAGATTCCCACCAGCTGA